Proteins from one Bacteroides zhangwenhongii genomic window:
- the rpe gene encoding ribulose-phosphate 3-epimerase translates to MKPIIAPSILSADFGHLAKDIEMINRSEAEWVHIDIMDGVFVPNISFGFPVLKYVAKLSKKPLDVHLMIVNPEKFIPEVKALGAHTMNVHYEACPHLHRVIQQIREAGMQPAVTINPATPVALLQDIIRDVYMVLVMSVNPGFGGQKFIEHSVEKVRELRALIERTGSKALIEVDGGVNLETGARLVEAGADALVAGNAVFAAPDPEAMIHQLHDL, encoded by the coding sequence ATGAAACCGATTATTGCTCCTTCCATTCTTTCTGCCGATTTCGGACATTTGGCGAAAGATATTGAAATGATAAACCGCAGTGAAGCGGAGTGGGTACATATTGATATAATGGACGGGGTTTTTGTCCCGAACATTTCATTCGGCTTTCCGGTATTGAAGTATGTAGCGAAGTTGAGTAAGAAGCCGTTGGACGTGCATCTGATGATTGTTAATCCGGAAAAATTCATCCCTGAAGTAAAGGCGTTGGGCGCTCATACGATGAATGTGCATTATGAGGCTTGTCCGCATTTGCATCGGGTGATACAGCAAATCAGGGAAGCGGGGATGCAGCCTGCCGTAACCATTAATCCTGCTACTCCGGTAGCTCTGCTGCAAGATATTATCCGAGATGTGTATATGGTGCTTGTCATGAGCGTGAATCCGGGATTCGGCGGACAGAAGTTTATCGAACATTCGGTTGAGAAAGTCCGTGAGCTGCGTGCCCTGATTGAACGGACAGGATCGAAAGCGCTGATTGAAGTAGACGGTGGTGTGAATTTGGAAACAGGAGCCCGACTGGTTGAGGCGGGAGCTGATGCGTTGGTGGCCGGTAATGCCGTCTTTGCAGCACCGGATCCGGAGGCGATGATTCATCAATTACATGACTTGTAA